The proteins below are encoded in one region of Amycolatopsis magusensis:
- a CDS encoding MazG family protein, producing MNTVVLAPAALPAVLPAAAWPALRSADVVYAAGDLPEVTRVALDAKAAPAPEELLRATGAVVLVAADRTDPGAAALLDAGAALVSVPVPAVVEAVAVMDKLRSPGGCPWDAAQTHDSLRQYLVEETYELLEAIEDGDRAALREELGDVLLQVLFHARVAAEDGQDPFDIEDVAGELVAKLVGRHPHVFGGDEVIDTAEHQQVRWEELKQTEKRRESIVDGVALGQPAVALAGKLGQRTGRAGLPSDLFPAGDTDAEQLFRLAASARRAGVDPEGALRAVAKRFAADVRTAEASARSAGVTPQDPPTWRHHWPH from the coding sequence ATGAACACGGTCGTCCTGGCACCTGCGGCACTTCCCGCGGTGCTGCCCGCCGCCGCGTGGCCCGCACTGCGCTCGGCCGATGTCGTCTACGCGGCCGGTGACCTGCCCGAGGTGACGCGGGTCGCGCTGGACGCGAAGGCCGCGCCCGCGCCGGAGGAACTGCTGCGCGCGACCGGTGCCGTGGTGCTGGTCGCGGCGGATCGCACCGACCCGGGTGCCGCGGCGCTGCTGGACGCGGGGGCCGCGCTGGTCTCGGTGCCGGTGCCCGCCGTGGTCGAAGCCGTGGCGGTGATGGACAAACTGCGTTCGCCGGGTGGGTGCCCGTGGGACGCCGCGCAGACGCACGACTCGCTCCGGCAGTACCTGGTCGAGGAGACCTACGAACTGCTGGAAGCCATCGAGGACGGCGACCGGGCGGCGCTGCGCGAGGAACTGGGCGACGTGTTGCTGCAGGTGCTCTTCCACGCCCGCGTGGCGGCGGAAGACGGGCAGGACCCGTTCGACATCGAGGACGTCGCCGGCGAACTGGTGGCGAAACTCGTCGGGCGGCACCCGCACGTGTTCGGCGGCGACGAGGTGATCGACACGGCCGAGCACCAGCAGGTCCGGTGGGAAGAGCTGAAGCAGACCGAAAAGCGCCGGGAGTCCATTGTGGACGGCGTGGCGCTGGGGCAGCCGGCCGTGGCGCTGGCGGGCAAACTGGGCCAGCGCACCGGCCGCGCGGGCCTACCGTCCGACCTCTTCCCCGCCGGGGACACCGACGCCGAACAACTCTTCCGCCTGGCGGCTTCCGCCCGCCGAGCCGGCGTGGACCCGGAAGGCGCGCTACGAGCCGTCGCGAAGCGCTTCGCCGCCGACGTCCGCACCGCCGAAGCCTCCGCCCGCTCCGCCGGCGTCACCCCCCAAGACCCCCCCACGTGGCGCCACCACTGGCCCCACTAA